In a single window of the Solea solea chromosome 14, fSolSol10.1, whole genome shotgun sequence genome:
- the LOC131473018 gene encoding centrosomal protein of 78 kDa-like, with amino-acid sequence MKQNNAQMLRQGATDFLAYYGFACARQDSMPLTAIKRHLDKGMLDFNGDRLDLRDLQPVLNSISINQHLNHIAIRSTHLGSENADKRYYRPTSRREIPFICSKDMTLELCKALRECLTISSNLKTLRLNGLPLNKRDLITLKKGLEKSMSLEHLSLANCPISDEGLEVICKIVKHSPNIKRVDFSGCNLTWRGAEHIASIIKYQGVQRQGIAWAKSLRYRHPHLEEMGGLRRVTLNGNSLIGDCGAAAIGHELAEDFWMKAVDLQRCGLSNEGAYHLLEAVKTNSVLCVLDIHSNPSVETRSSSVAPVQKPPPRSQHVPWHAAARAGRRRGLPYVGTVAKQSFNGATTDQIAEDLKGEKEEKRLKVYVQDQDGVSGRQFDRLQMELSECRLRLAKESTARLRAESRLKEYEIWKACLPDAKHSMPEALAAAGSRSAPRTVSVLEDEAVLESIEKSFIKFHAFLDLLRDAGLGELAAMAGHDASDFHPLGIPQLSTTTGTYLDVRNAMTQTVAFHSLVHSDPPTLPDGPRETATPRSPSSIRKHFFEDMQQDVTVSKASDPAIQSGMAEKGPDQYYKPYFWHDVGPEHSVYSKKSVDEVLFGESHQIQQSRSSSRSSHLSDLLHRSPDSQSNGSHGRSSVRSNITCVSVGSDG; translated from the exons ATGAAGCAGAACAATGCTCAGATGCTAAGGCAGGGTGCCACTGACTTTCTGGCTTACTATGGCTTTGCTTGTGCCAGACAGGATTCTATGCCTCTCACTGCTATCAAGAGACATCTTGACAAAGGAATGCTGGACTTTAATGGAGACAGGCTGGATCTCAGAGACTTGCAACCTGTTCTCAACTCTATCTCTATCAATCAACACTTGAACCACATTGCAATAAGAAGCACTCATCTTGGTTCTGAAAATGCAG ATAAAAGGTATTATAGGCCTACATCTAGGAGGGAAATCCCATTCATTTGCTCCAAGGACATGACACTTGAGCTGTGCAAGGCCCTAAGAGAGTGTCTGACTATCTCCTCCAACCTAAAGACTCTACGACTTAATGGACTTCCACTGAATAAAAGGGACCTCATCACACTGAAAAAG GGTTTGGAAAAAAGTATGTCCCTGGAACACCTTTCTCTGGCCAATTGCCCAATCTCGGACGAGGGTTTGgagg TCATTTGTAAAATTGTGAAGCACTCTCCAAACATCAAGAGAGTAGATTTCTCAGGGTGCAATCTCACTTGGAGAGGAGCAGAGCACATCGCAAGCATCATCAAG taTCAGGGTGTGCAGAGGCAGGGTATCGCGTGGGCGAAGTCTCTCAGATATCGTCATCCACACTTGGAAGAAATGGGAGGTCTTCGCCGTGTCACTCTTAACGGTAACTCTTTGATCGGGGACTGTGGTGCCGCTGCTATTGGGCATGAACTGGCAGAGGATTTCTGGATGAAAG CGGTGGACCTACAGAGATGTGGTCTTTCCAATGAAGGAGCTTACCATTTGCTTGAAGCTGTGAAAACCAATTCTGTTCTGTGTGTACTGGATATTCACAGTAACCCCTCGGTCG AAACCCGCAGTTCAAGTGTTGCTCCGGTACAGAAACCTCCTCCACGCTCCCAACACGTTCCTTGGCATGCTGCGGCACGAGCTGGACGCCGGAG GGGTCTTCCTTATGTAGGAACTGTGGCAAAACAAAGCTTTAac GGTGCAACTACTGATCAGATTGCTGAGGACCtaaaaggagaaaaggaagagaaaagaTTAAAAGTATATGTCCAGGACCAGGATGGGGTCAGTGGACGACAGTTTGACCGTTTGCAG ATGGAGCTGAGTGAGTGTCGTCTGAGGCTGGCAAAGGAGAGCACAGCCAGACTGAGAGCTGAGTCAAGGCTCAAGGAG TATGAGATATGGAAGGCATGTCTTCCTGATGCTAAACACTCCATGCCAGAGGCGCTTGCAGCCGCTGGCTCCAGGTCAGCACCGCGTACTGTCAGTGTTCTTGAGGATGAGGCTGTACTTGAGAGTATAGAGAAATCATTTATCAAGTTCCATGCCTTCCTGGATCTCCTCAGGGATGCTGG CCTAGGTGAGCTTGCTGCAATGGCTGGACATGACGCTTCAGATTTCCATCCTCTGGGAATACCTCAGCTGTCCACTACAACTGGAACGTATTTGGATGTTCGGAATGCTATGACACAGACGGTTGCTTTTCATTCTTTG GTACATAGTGATCCCCCTACTCTCCCTGATGGCCCAAGAGAAACAGCCACACCCAGATCTCCATCCTCCATCAGGAAGCACTTCTTTGAAGACATGCAACAAGATGTGACCGTTAGTAAGGCCTCTGATCCTGCAATACAATCTGGTATGGCTGAAAAAGGACCAGATCAGTATTACAAGCCTTATTTTTGGCATGATGTGGGTCCTGAGCACAGCGTCTATAGCAAAAAATCAGTCGATGAGGTTTTGTTTGGTGAATCACATCAGATTCAACAAAGCAGAAGCAGTAGCAGAAGTTCACACCTGAGCGACCTCCTTCACAGAAGTCCTGATTCCCAGAGCAATGGTTCTCATGGTAGATCCTCCGTGCGATCGAACAttacctgtgtgtctgtgggatCAGATGGGTGA